DNA sequence from the Microvirga terrae genome:
TAACCAACTTATCGACGCTCCAGCGGTCGAAAGCTGCCACAGATGGCCGTCTACCTCCATCAGCGGACCGGCCCATCCTTGTGGGAATACCTGTGTTCGGCACTCAACGCCCATTATTTGACATGGCAGCCTTCGAGAGCCGATTGTGCCGGAACCATGCACCTGTCAGCCAAGCCAGCCCAGAGCTGAATCCGGCTTCCGGAGCCAGGTTTTGGCCACGCGGCAGATGACGGTGTAGGCCGGGTTGAACACGTTGCCGATGTCATAGCGCACCACCTGTCCCAGAAGATGGCTGGCAGAAGTGGGATCTAATCCGAAACTGCTCCCAAGCCAGTTCAACATCTCTGTTGTTGCATGCTGAAGCGCCTGGTCCAGCGGACGGGCATTGCCGACCGTGAAAATATCCGACTCTGTCTCACCACGCGGCCAGCCGTGATTGGCATTCTTCTTCAACCACACCGTGAACTCGATCTCGAACGACGTCTCGATCCCCGTGCCGACAATCTCGCCGTCCCCTTGGCAGGCATGCCCATCGCCCAAGAAGAACAGGGCACCGGGCTCGAACACCGGGAAACAGGCGACGGCTCCTGGGGCAAAGCCTCTGAAGTCCATGTTGCCGCCATGCCGGCCGCTCGTGGCCGTGGAGATCGCCTGCCCCATGCCAGGGGCCACTCCGAAGCACCCGATCATGGGGTCCAAAGGCAACACAAGATCCGCCACCGCGCTGGGCGGCTCCATCAAGCGCACAGTCCCAGCATTGCGATCAATGGCCCACTCAACCCGCTGCCGCTCAGGCAGTCGGGGCAGGATCTCTGGATCAACCACGTTCGGCGCCAGAAGGGAATAGGTCCAGCCTGTCTCCCGGGTCGGCGACATGCGTTGGATCTCCACGATCAGCGCGTCGCCGGGCTCTGCCCCTTCCACAAAGAAGGGGCCTGTCATGGGATTTGGCCTGGGAGCACGCTCCACACTCTCGTGGTCACGTCCAGCGGCATCAATCGTGGTGGTGGTGACC
Encoded proteins:
- a CDS encoding acetamidase/formamidase family protein, giving the protein MAHHRFSPTGYHNVLGDRDPVLRITDGDTVTTTTIDAAGRDHESVERAPRPNPMTGPFFVEGAEPGDALIVEIQRMSPTRETGWTYSLLAPNVVDPEILPRLPERQRVEWAIDRNAGTVRLMEPPSAVADLVLPLDPMIGCFGVAPGMGQAISTATSGRHGGNMDFRGFAPGAVACFPVFEPGALFFLGDGHACQGDGEIVGTGIETSFEIEFTVWLKKNANHGWPRGETESDIFTVGNARPLDQALQHATTEMLNWLGSSFGLDPTSASHLLGQVVRYDIGNVFNPAYTVICRVAKTWLRKPDSALGWLG